The genomic interval ggcttacttcacttagaatgacattctccaggagcatccatgttgctgcaaatggcattatgttgtcagtttttacggctgagtagtattccattgtataaatatgccacttcttttttatccagtcatctgttgatggacatttaggctgtttccatgtcttggctattgtaaatagtgctgctattaacattggggtgcaggtgtcatcctgaagtaggttccttctggatatatgcccaggagtgggattcctgggtcatatggtaagtctattcctagtcttttgaggaatctccatactgttttccacagtggctgcaccaaattgcattcccaccagcagtgtaggaaggttcccctttctccacagcctctccagcatttgtcatttgtggacttttgaatgacggccattctgactgacgtaaggtgatacctcattgtagttttgattcgcatttctctgataattagtgatatagagtattttttcatgtgcctattaatcatttgtatgtcttccctggagaattgcttgtttaggtcttctgcccatttttggattgggttgcttgttattttcttattaagtcttatgagctgcttatatattctggagatcaagcttttgtcagtttcattggcaaaaattttctcccattctgtaggttgtcgttttgttttacttatgtttCCCTTTgatgtgtagaagcttttaagtttcattatgtcccatttgtttattcttgcttttatttctattgcttgggtagactgttctagaagaacatttttgagatgtatgtcagataatgttttgcctatagtttcttctaggaggtttattgtatcatgtcttatgtttaagtctttgatccattttgagtttatttttgtgtctggtgtaagggagtgttctagcttcattgaccATAATTGggcctggcttgcagatggttcTGCACAATATGCAGGCACCACCCACAGGTGGACAGCTGCAGCACTACAGCCCCTCCCTGGACATTCCTCTGGGACATGGTGAAGGGAAGCCCTCCCAGGGGGCAGAACTTTGAGTGGTGCTGGTTGCTCACTTTGCTTGGAAGGAGAAATGGCCAGGTTTGTGATTACATACCAATCCATGGGCCCTGGCCAATGGTTTGGCTGTATGTCAGGGACTTGGGAGGAACATGATTGAAAAGTTGGTGACAAAGAAATTTGGGGAAGAAGTATGTGCATAAACCTCTTTATGGACAAAAAAATGTGTAGATATTGGTGTCCGATGTGAATGCTCACCAAAAGGCGACCTCAGCAGAGGAGGATGTTAATAATCAAGTTGATAGGATGACCCATTCTGGGGATTCCAGTCAGCCTCTTCCCAGCCACATCAGTTGTCACCCAATGGGCTCGTGAACAAAGTGGCCATGGTCGCAGGGACAGAGGTGATGCATGAGCTCAACATGGACTTCCACTCACCAAGGCTGACCTGACTATGGCCACCACTGTACTGCCTGACCTGCCAGCAGCAGAGACCTACACTTAGTACCAATATGGTACCAATCCCTGGAGTGCTCAGCCAGCTTACCTGGTGTCACGTTGGTTACATTGGGCCACTTCTATCAGGGAATGAGCTGTGTTTTATCCTTGCTGGAACAGACACTCACTCAGTCGGGATACGGATTTTCCTTCCGTGCACACAGTGCTTCTGCCCAAACAGCCCTCCGTGGACTTAGAGAATACCTCATCCGCCTGACAGTATTCCACACGGCGTTGCTTCTGACGCAGGAACTCCTACCACAGCAAAAGAAGTACAGCAACCGGCCCATGCTTGTGAAATTCACTGTCCTTACCGCGTTCCCCATCATCCTGAAGCAGCTGGCTTGATAGGATGGAGTGGCCTTTTGCAGACAGTTACAGCACCAGCTAGGTGGCGATACCCTCTAAGGCAGGGGCACGTTCTCCAGAAGTCTGCATATGCTCTGAGTCAGTGTCCAACACATGGTCCTGCTTCTCCCACAGCCAGGAATCGAGGGGAGGAAACGGGAGCAGTACCATTCCCTAGGACCCCTAGTGACCTAGCAGCAAAATCTGTGCTTCCTCATTCCATGACTTTGCGCTCTGCTGGCCTAGAGGCCTTCGCCCCCGAGGGAGGAATGTTTCCATCAGGAGACAACAGTGATTCCACTGTACCGGAAGTTAAGGCTGCCACCCGGCCACTTGGGGCTCCTCAGGCCTCTGAGTCAACAGGCAAGGAAGGCAGTTACTGGAATGATTGACCCTGACTGCCAAGGGGACATTGGACTGCTGTTCCACACTGGCTGTAAGGAAAACTGTCTGGACATTCCTTAGGGTGTCTCAGTATTACTTACCATGCCTTCTGATTACAGCCAACGGAAAAGTATAATAACCCAATTCAGGCAGGTCTACTAATGGCCCATATCCTAGAGGAATGATGTTTGGGTCACACTACCAGGTAAAGAACCACAACCAGTTGAGGTGCTTCCTGAGGGCAAATGGAATATGGAACAGATAGTGGAAGAAGGTAATTATGAAAGCAGCTATGAACATGTGACCAGTTTCAGAAACAAGAACTGTAGTTGTCATGAGTATTGCCTCCTTATTTTGTTATgaatacatttgtgtgtgtgtgtgtatgaaatgttttcttctccttcttatcctattatataaatgtatttaagaaTTGTTAACTTTACATCATGTCATTTAAGTTTCAGGATCTCAAGAAGAGGAATGAGCATTCTCCAAGGACTGTGTAGCCCTACTGGGAAAGGGTTATTGCCTTTTTGGTTATACATTGAATATTTGTATCATGGTAGGTCTAAGTAGGACCTGGTCCTTATCTTTATTAGGAGTTCAtggatgtcttttttctttcatttttctcattaaacTTTGTTTTAATGGGTCTCAAAATTCTGTGATAGATTTTTGGTCAAATTGTTTCCATGAAAAAGTAGTAATATTATAAACTAATACCTTAAAACTgccacacacaaaacaaacattCCACAAAAtactctcctttccttctgaagGTTTGATGATGCATTGTTATCATTAACCAGTCCTTTCCTATTAAACTGAAATGGCTGATTGAGACAGTCCTGAGACCATTCTTCTACCTCTAAGACTGGGGTGGCAGTTATTGGGGATAATATTGATTTAGCCTTTTGAGCTTTCTGGGCAGTGTTGGTGACCTTGCCAGCTCCAGCTGCCTTCTTGTCTACTGCTTTGATGACACCCACAGCAACCGTCTGTCTCATGTCACAAACAACAAAAAGGCCCAGAGGAGGATATTGGACTTAACTACTTAAGTTATAGACTTAAACTCAAGCAGATGTGTCTAGGTGCCAAGTTCAAATATTTGTGATAGTTAACTTTACATGCCAACTTGTCTAGGCAATGGTACTCAGATATTTCAGCAAACATTATTCTAGATATTTCTGTGAGGTTTTTATTTTAGTTGAGATTAACAATTAAAccagtggactttgagtaaagatTACCCTACATATGTCAGTGGGCATCATTCAATCAATGAAAAGGCTTAATAGAAAAAGATCGACCTCCTTAGATGAAGAAGGAATTGGGCCTGCAGACTGCCTTAGATTCCAACTGTACCTCTTTTCTCCAGGCTtacctgcagattttggactttccAAGCCTCCagaatcacatgagccaattctttCAAATCTGTCTGTCTTGATATAGATCTGTATCTtcatatatatctgtgtgtatatatgtatgtgtgtatacacacacacacacacacacacaaagagccaGTGGGCATGAGAGCTGTTCCTTTTAATTCTCTGGAGAACTGTAATAATGCTTGTATATCCAGCACCAGGCTATGGTAATCCCTCCCCCGACCTCCTCAATGCAATTTCAGACTGGAGGTCTAAGGAGGCATTTCCTTAAGCCGGAACCCAAATGCTATCACCAGTCACACGTGTCCTAAGGACAGTAAGGCAGCCGGCCAGGACTGCAGCCCAGAGTGGAGAAGAGTGTACCTGaaaaaggaaaagcacagaggagcaTGCGCCCTTATCACCTTTGCAGTAAGGTGGACTAGGCTTTGGGGCTCCAAAGGACCGATCCTGGCGGCCAAGTGAGAGCACAGGACCAGGGGCTGAATCTGCCCGCCATGGGCCTCTCCCCTATTTCCTTAGCCATTGCTTCCACACTGTTGAAACAGAAGTGGAACAGAATACCCTAAAAGCCCCGCCCATTTTGAGGCGCTTAATTCAGAGTGACAGCGCTCCACacggtctccctccctccctccccgaccCCCAAATAGGCAAAACCAAAATCTGCTCCCAAAGGGCGTCCTTAAATCTCACCCCCAAAGATGAGTGCTGAACACTCAAGCTTCAGCCTAAAGGATGCACTTTCCCAAGCTGAATGATTGAGGGTGAGATTATGTTCTGAAGAGGTCTTGTTACCACTCCTCtcaaaactaaagaaaataaaactgaattaaaacgacaaaaacaaaaaacagccaaCTCGGTTTGCATGTAACATTCGGACCAAAAAGGCTTGGAACTTTAGTGTTTAAAAATGGAACGCCACCCCGTCTTCGGGGAACAAGGACACGGTCTGGCACATACAGGATCGCAAATACCAAAGAAGCATGCTGATTTTACATATCTGAGTTACGTAAGAGTCGCAGAAAGATCCCTCCTACAAATGCAAGCTGTCACGTGGACTGCCCGTCCCTCTCGGAACAGAACCTGAACTGAGGATTCCGAGGCACGTCGGACACATTTGCGCCGGAGCCCACCCCACCCGCACCCCAAGCCCACCCCCGGCCCGGCTTGGCACCGGACACAGGTGCACTGCAGCCGTCGGAGTAAGACCGCATCGCATAGGCTCTTTGTGACTCATCGCCTGGCGCAGCCCGCATCCTAGGCACACTGTCCATTTCAGACGGACGAATACGTCTGGCAGCTAAAAGGGAActgtttctcctttctgcctcctgaCATGGAGAGAAGGTGTTCCCGGTTCATAGATGAAGTAAATCTAAACCGCAAGTTACGAGTCTCAGAATGGCTTTCACGGATTTGGGGCTGTGGCGGCAGCAACGTTGTACTGGATCAAATGATCCCACGGACGAAACAAAGGAGAAATTGGTTGATCACACAGACATCAAATAGGCTCAGGAATCGGTCACCACAAACAGATCACATAGCTCAGGGATTTAGCCAGACCTGTGCAAATTAACCCTCACTAGGGAACAAAGACGCGGGGGGGGGTtgcaggcggggtggggggctggtAGGGACAGTTCGGTGAAAAGATACAGGGGTGACAGGGACTGTCACGTTCGTGCTGGGTGCAGGAAGAGAGCCATGTCCACCACTCCGATTCTATCATATTGTTTTTTTCTCCCACTATTGCGGAAGTAAGGTAACTTTTCGTCCACTTAAGTGTTAGGGTGGCAACAGGAATAAGGCGAACAAAGGCAGAACCTCCGGGACCATCGTCTTTTATTTCCCCCTAAACGCAAAGGTGGATGCGTGAGGTCTGGGAACAGGCGAGAGGGAAGTCACCGGGATCATGTGACTCGTCAGATCCCCTGGCCCGAGGGGGAGATGCTCTCCTGCAGCACGAGGTGAAGGAGGTGGTTCTGCTCGGCACTCAACAGCGGCCACATCTCCACCTGCAGCGACTTGACGGCTTCCGTGTCCTTCTCGTGGGTGGCCATGACCAAGGACTGGAGCAGCAGGAAGAGCTCCTCGGGAAGAGGGCCGCTAGCCTCCTGCCCGTGGCCGTCAAAGGCCTCCCAGCAGTATTTCTCCAGGGTGTGGGCATGCTCCGGCAAGAGCTTGGCGGGCGGCggctgcagcaggagcagcagcagcacgcGGGACACCTCGCAGCGGACCAGCACGTCCGAGAAGGCGCCCAGCgcggccggggagggcggggcggTCGCGGAGCCGGCGCCGGGGTGGGGCAGCGCGAGCGGCGGCGCGGCGGGGGCCGCGCTGGAGCCCGGCTggggcccgggcggcggcggcggcggcggcggcggctgcagcgggtGGCTGCCGTGCTCGCGTGCCAGGCGCTGCATGCGCGTGAAGACCGCCAGGGCGCCGTTGTAGTCGCGCGCCAGCAGCTGGCAGGACGCAGCGTCGCCGAGCGCCTGCAGCGCGGACAGGGGCAGCTGGGGCAGCTGCAGCTGAGCGGCGCGCTGGAAGtggccggcggcggcggccggctGGCCCAGGTCGCGCAGGGCGGCGGCCAGCTCGAGGcagagggcggcggcggcggccggctGGCCGAGCTCCAGGTGCAGGCGCACGGCGGCGCCCAGGGCGCTGGCGGCGGCCTGCAGTGGCTCCCCGTAGGCGGCGGGGCAGACGAGGCGCTGGCGCGCTTCGCGCTCCTGCCGCAGGAAGAGGCGCGCGGCCTCGGTGAGCGCCAGCGCCTCCCCGGGCCCGTGGAACAGCGCCTGCTGGCAGCGCGCCACGGCCAGCTGGCACCAGGCTGCGTACGGCAAGCACTCCTGGGCGCGCAGCTCGCGGCCCAGCTGTGCGAACTGCTCGCCGGCCTCCGCCACGTTCGGCTTCCGCAGGAACCGCTTCTTCAGCTTGTTCGACACCTGGCGGTAGCGGGCCAGAAAGTCTCCGGCCTCAGGCCCCGGACCGGCGCCGCCGCCTCCACCCAGGCCGGCCGCGGACGCCGCCATGTTCGCCGTCTGGACGCTTCCGGGCGCGCTGACGACACAGGGCGCACGTGCGGGAGGGGGGGCGGTGGACCACGACCTGCCCTGCGTCCGCCCCGGCCCTCCGCGCAGCCGCGCCGGCTCGGCGGTCCCCGCCCTCCCGCTTGCCCTGGTGATATGCAAAACAGCCAGCTCGGAGGCCGGGCCGGGACTGGCTGCGGGCCGCGTATGCAAATCGAGGATCCTGAGGCGGGGCCTGGCCTGACGTCCGTTGCGTGTGTAGACCCAGGGTGCAGGGGCGCGGCCAGGCGTCCGCTGTTGCTAGGCGACAGCTTGTTTACGCGGGTTGCTACGCAGGGCATCTCCCAGCATCTTCTAGAGAACACGACCCAAAACTAAGCTCTTGACCCCACAGGACCCTAGTGCCGACTTGGCGTATTTCCTGATTGTTTCCCGCCCACCCCGTCCCCCATCACGCCTCAACCTTCCCGTCaaagccccagccccagtggaGTTCGCGCCAAGCGCTCGGTCCACGCGTCCATTCCGCACCAGAGTTGCCATCTCACGTCCGCCTATCTATTACGACGCTGCGGCCATGGTCTTGAGCGCCACCGCAAGGACACTGTCCTCCTGCAGACTTCCGCCTGGCTCTGACCCGCTCGGAGCCAATGGGGGAGACTTCCGTCGCCCAGCCTCAGCGCAGACCCCacgccacccctcccccaccccagtcgGCCTCTCCCATGCCCAGGGCCACCCCAGGCACTGTCCCCGTGAGACACCACTCCTCTCAGTCaccccctcaccaccaccacgTCCCACCCCCTAGGCCAGACCCCTGCCACCGCCCCAACCTTCCAACGAGGGATGTTCCACAACCACCTCCCCCGCAAAGTGACTGAAGCATGCGCACATGGGTTTCCGAAAAAACACTATTGATTTCCAATGACTTTGCCCAAGGCACCGGGCAGGCCGCGGCTGCCCCGGCTGTGAGCGGGCCTGGCGCCCGACGGCCGAGGCCCGGAGCCGCAGGTCATGTTGGGCAGCTACTGCCGGGCCGGGACCACTTGGGAAATGGTTGTGGTCCCAAAGAAGCCACCGAGGAGTGCACTGTTGTGGACCGCCAAGTCCACGAACTCTGGAGTGATGAGCCTCCTGCCGCTGTTGTGGGCCTCGTTGCCCGCCAGCTCCAGGACCTTGGCCGCCAGGTACTGGATGATGGCCGCCATGAAGACCGGTGCGGTGGAGCTCAGGCGCTGGGCATAGCGGCCCTCTCGCAGGAGGCGCTCCGTGTGGCTCACGGAGAACGACAGCTCGGCTCTGGTGGTGCGGGAGCAGGAGCGGTTCCGCCTCTGGTGACCACGGGATGACCCTCGACGGCTGTTTTCCTTCGGCATGCTGGGCGTAGGGTGCGGTTTCTCCCACTGGCCTAGCTCTGCGGTGCGGCGGGATGCTGGGCGAGGCGGTGCGGTGAGATGCAGTGGGATGTGGTTCGGCGAGATGAGGTGCGGGGGGATGAGATGTGGCAGTTGATCCCAACGTCTGCAGACAGCGGGTATCCAGGCCTCTACTCCGCAGCCTAGCGACCACGGGCTGGCCCCTCATTGGTCAGGGCGCACGCCCCGTGACACGTAGATCCCGTGACGTCACTGCTTTCCCATtggcccccagcccccgcccccgcccctgcaaagggcctgggcctgcaaagaAGTGGTGCTGGCAGGATGCTTGCTCACCTGCTCGCTGGACCCTCTCTTTGAGGGAACTCCCACTGTCCATGGGACGGGAACTCTAGGATAAGAGCAAATGGCGGACGATCCAGTGGTACCAAGTATACACTTGCGGTGTTGGGCCACCGTCACAGCCATCTAATTCCAAAACGTTGAAACCACCCCCAAAAGAAGCCCCTGTACCCGCCAGGCAGTCATCCCCACTGCCGCCGCCTGCAgtttcccccaccccactcccacccccatagTCCCCAGGCGACCACTAATCTGCTTCCTGTCCACAGAAGTTGGCCTGTGCTGGAGACTTCCCGGAGACGGAATCATACAATACAgaggtggccttttgtgtctggctgctcTCACCTAGGGTAACATTTTCATCGTGGTTCATCCACCTGGTAGCACAatcagcacttcattccttttcatggccgaatagtattccaccACATGGCATGACCACACAGGTTGTGTATCCTCTCCTTagctggtggacatttgggtgaCCGCCACCTTATGCCTGTTGTGAATAGGCTGTGGCGAGCATTCCTGGACAGGGTTCtctttgaacacctgttttcaattctttggggtttaTACCTACGAATAGCTTtatgggtttacttctggactctTCATTCTACTCCACTGATCTATGCCAGTACCACATagttttgataactgtagctttATGCTAAGCTTTGAAAGAGGCAAATGtgagtcctgcagcttttttcttctctcccaggattattttggctattcaaggTCCCTTGAAATTCCACATGCATTTGGGATTGGATTTTACATTTCTGTGAAACAGGTCATTGGGATTTCGGTAGGGGTTGCAGTAAATCTGTAGATAAATTCGGGTGGTATTGCCATCTCAACATTattaagtcttccagtccatgaatgcTGATATTGTTCCCTTTTTTGGGGTCATTTTAAACGTCTTTCAGCAgtgctttgtagttttcagtgcacaAGTCTTTACCTCCTTGGCTGAATTCatcctatgtatattttattcatcTATCTTATAACTGTTGTCAGTTTTACGTTTGGActtttcattgctagtatatggaaatacaactgatttctgtgtgttCGTCTTGTGTACTTCAACATTGTTGAGTGTGCTTATTAACTCTAATAGCGTTTTGTGAATTCTTTAGTGTTTTCTGTgcataagatcatgtcatctgagaACAGAGatacttttacttcttcctttccaatttggatgcctttcttttctttcttttctttctttctttccttccttcctttcccttccttccttccttccttcctttcttccttccttccttcctttctttctttctttctttctttctttctttctttctttctttctttctttctttctttctttctttctttccttcctttcccttccttccttccttccttccttccttccttccttccttccttccttcctttctttctttctttctttctttctttctttctttctttctttctttctttctttctttctttctttctttctttctttcttttcttcctccctccctctctttttctttctctttgtttgtttcttccttccttccttccttccttccttccttccttccttccttccttccttccttccttcctttctttctttctcattgctctggctaggacttcaatgATAGTCTTGAGTAGAATCACTGAAAGGAAGCATTCctctcttgttcctgattttaggggAAGCACTTTCAGTCTTCCACCATTGAGTATGacattgaatcagtaatcaaaacctcctAATAAAGAAAAGACCAGGACCAGatgatttcactggtgaattctaccaaacatttaaagaataattagtGACAATCTTTCTTAAACTCTCCCAGAAATTTGAAGAAGAGGAACACTCCcagactcattttatgaggccagcattaccctgatatcaaatcCAGATAAGaacactacaagaaaaaaacacTGCAGGCCAACATCACcaatatatatacatgcaaatattctcaaaaaaatactagcaaactgaatttagtagcacattaaaatgatcatataTCATGGTCAAGTGGGACTTATCCCCAAGGTTCAGTGATGGTTCAACATATTCAAACAAATAAAAGTGATAGACCACCTTaaaagaatgaaggataaaaatcatactaTCAAGTCAataaaaaggcatttgacaaaatttggcactctttttaaaataaaaagtctcaacaaattaattttcaaaagaacatacttcaacataataaaggccatttatgatgAGCCCTcaagctaacatcatacttaatggtaaaagtttaaaagtttttcctctaagatcgGGAACAAAACAAGGGTGCTCTCTAGTAATCctgctcttgggcatatatcccgATGGAAcattacttcaaaaagacacctgcaccccaatattcatagcagcactatttacaatagccaagacatggaaacagcctaaatgtccatcaacaggtgactggataaagaagctgtggtatatttatacaatggaatactactcagccataaaacccgacaatataatgccatttgcagcaacatggatgttcctggagaatgtcattctaagtaaagtaagccagaaagagaaaaaaaaataccatatgaggttgcttatatgtggaatctaaaaaaaaaaaaaaagaacataaatacaaaacagaaacagactcataggcatagaattcaaacttgtggttgccaaggaggaggggggtgggaaatgacagactgggatttcaaaatttgtagaatagataaacaagattatactgtatagcacagggaaatatatacaagatcttctggtcgctcacagcgaaaaaaaatgtgacaatgaataaatgtatgttcatgtatgactgaaaaattgtgttctacactagaatttgacacaaggttgtgaaatgactataactcaataaaaaatgttaaaaaaaaccaagGGTGCTCtctctcaccactcttattcaacatactACTGAAATTCCTACCAAAGCAGATaggcaagaaaaaggaataaaatgcatCCAAACCAGAAAGTATGATGTAAAACTATCTTTGAAGATAAGATggtcttatatgtagaaaatgcTAGATTCCCcccaaaactattagaactaataaacaaatttgtttagttgcaggatacaaaatcaacacacagaAATAAGTTTCATTTCCTTACAAATCaatgaaatatctgaaaaagtaataaagaaaacaatcttatttacaatagtatcaaaataataaaatacttaggaataaatttaagcaaggatgtgaaagatctgtacattgaaaactacagattaatgaaagaaattgcagacacaaataaatggaaaggtattcttgttcatggattggaacaattaatatggttaaaatgttcatttacCCAGAACCATCAATAGATACAATGCAATCAATTCCTGTCAAAATTCCAATCgcatttcacagaaatagaaaaagcaatCATAAAATTcttatgaaaccacaaaagaccccaaataacaaaagtaattctgagcaagaacaaagctggaggaatctcaacttcctgatttcaaactatgctacaaatctatagtaattaaaacattatggtactggcataaaaatagacacatagccAATGAAACAGAATCAAGAGCTCAGAAATAATTCCATACGTATAtggtcaacaaatatttgataaagGAGCCAAGAATTCTCAATGGAGAAAGGGTAGTCTCCTCAAAAATGGTGTAGCAAAAGCTGGATATCCATGTGCGAAAAGTAAAACTGGACTCTTGTTTTACACCACTctgaaaaattaagtcaaaatgggttgaagacttaaatgtaagacctgaaactatgaaactcctagacgaaaacataggggaaaatatCCTTGATATTGGTCttggcaattatttttttttgatatgcCACCAAAATCCAAGGCAACAAAGGCCAAAATAAAGAAGTATCacttcaaactaaaaatcttctctacaggcaaagaaataaacagtaaaatagaaaggcaacttatggaatggaagaaaatactcagaaagtatctgataaggggttaatttctaaaatatgtaagtatatattatatacaaaatatataactcacacaactcagcaaaaaaaccccaaataatccaattaaaaaatgggcaaaggacatgaaTACATAGCTTTTTTGATGTGCCCTCGAATTACTAAAGAAATGACAACTTGTACTCTGAGTACAGAGGTACTTATAGTCATGTAAGAGTATATTACATTCAAGGATTAAGTGTCCTtattaaatggaaaacaaaagattCTTGTATCaataacaaaggaaaaagtaGCTTTTATCAGTTAAAATATAGAGTTTATGGACATGTAGTTGCCTGATTCTTTTTTACTCTGatagattaatatataaaaaccagaatgggtaatttttatcttttccatatGTTGGTACACTTGGTATTCTCATCCTTAGCaccatcttttccttttatttacaagaataaaaaagataGAGCAGTAGTTAGAGGGAAATTCATAGAATATAATGCTTATACCAAAAAAGAAGACAGATATAAAATCAATAACCAAGCTACCACCTTAGTAaactagaggaaaaagaaaattaattttaattagagcaaaaatcaattaaattgaaaacaggaaaacaacagagaaatcaatcaaactaaaatatgattatttgaatatatttgaatagatgaataaatctgaaaaaccCCATGCCAATCAacaaaaaagatggaaagatggaAGAGACACAACCTACCAATATGAGGACTGAAACAAGATATATCACTACTGACCCCACAGACCTTTAAACAATCTATGCATATACACttgataacttagatgatatagaCCAATTCCTTAAGCTAAAaacttaaaatgagaaaaaaatatataacctgAATACCCCAACACCTACtgaagaaattgaatttgtagttaaaaacatttcaaaaaagaaaactccaggccagATATTTTCACTcataaa from Vicugna pacos chromosome X, VicPac4, whole genome shotgun sequence carries:
- the LOC140691927 gene encoding 40-kDa huntingtin-associated protein-like, whose product is MAASAAGLGGGGGAGPGPEAGDFLARYRQVSNKLKKRFLRKPNVAEAGEQFAQLGRELRAQECLPYAAWCQLAVARCQQALFHGPGEALALTEAARLFLRQEREARQRLVCPAAYGEPLQAAASALGAAVRLHLELGQPAAAAALCLELAAALRDLGQPAAAAGHFQRAAQLQLPQLPLSALQALGDAASCQLLARDYNGALAVFTRMQRLAREHGSHPLQPPPPPPPPPGPQPGSSAAPAAPPLALPHPGAGSATAPPSPAALGAFSDVLVRCEVSRVLLLLLLQPPPAKLLPEHAHTLEKYCWEAFDGHGQEASGPLPEELFLLLQSLVMATHEKDTEAVKSLQVEMWPLLSAEQNHLLHLVLQESISPSGQGI
- the H2AB2 gene encoding histone H2A-Bbd type 2/3; its protein translation is MPKENSRRGSSRGHQRRNRSCSRTTRAELSFSVSHTERLLREGRYAQRLSSTAPVFMAAIIQYLAAKVLELAGNEAHNSGRRLITPEFVDLAVHNSALLGGFFGTTTISQVVPARQ